The proteins below come from a single Mucilaginibacter mali genomic window:
- a CDS encoding DUF2291 domain-containing protein — translation MTKKIIKYCVFFCILGFIAYHSVYFKKLSEVKAAAAKKFDPATYARTYLDKQLIPAAAVAPNADTLISQLKNNPVKAFKAYAHALAIGNTRFFLVQGQGVITNIDESNVYIITPGKLPLKIATEYVFGNALRDAPGIIGVNDFGNGMDLNNVSAEVNKLVRTEVLPPFKSKVKKGDNISFAGAFELNQEHINLNNIEVIPVTLNVK, via the coding sequence ATGACGAAGAAGATCATCAAATACTGCGTATTTTTTTGTATATTGGGGTTCATCGCCTACCATTCGGTTTACTTTAAAAAACTGAGCGAGGTGAAGGCCGCGGCGGCTAAAAAGTTCGACCCGGCAACTTATGCCCGCACTTACCTGGATAAGCAATTGATCCCGGCTGCTGCCGTAGCGCCTAATGCCGATACGCTGATCTCGCAATTAAAAAACAACCCGGTTAAGGCCTTTAAAGCTTATGCCCACGCGCTGGCTATTGGCAATACCCGCTTTTTTTTAGTGCAGGGCCAGGGCGTAATTACCAATATTGATGAAAGCAATGTGTACATCATCACGCCGGGCAAACTACCGCTTAAAATAGCTACCGAATATGTTTTTGGCAACGCCCTGCGCGATGCGCCCGGCATTATCGGTGTTAACGATTTTGGCAACGGGATGGACCTGAACAATGTATCGGCCGAGGTAAATAAACTGGTGCGTACTGAGGTGTTGCCACCGTTTAAAAGCAAGGTAAAAAAGGGCGATAATATCAGTTTTGCCGGTGCTTTTGAATTGAACCAGGAGCACATCAACCTGAATAATATTGAGGTGATACCCGTTACACTAAACGTTAAATAA
- a CDS encoding D-ribose ABC transporter substrate-binding protein, with protein sequence MKYIKALLLLVVVVFAGCERHTDNHQKKMAIVVSTLNNPWFVFLAQTAAAQAKALGYESKIFDSQNNTATESDNFENAISSGYGAILFNPTDAKGSVANVMKAKKAGVPVFCMDREVDSPDAATSQILSDSYSGCVDLGKFFVKSTHAKGKYVEILGIVADNNTWARSKGFHSVVDYYPGLQMVAQQSADFDRNKGMEVMESILQAHPDINAVFCGNDAMAMGAYQALAAAGKAANVKVIGFDGAGDAIEGIKEGKITATAMQFPKVMAQTAANYADAYFKGKRDFPKKIQVGVEMVTGDNINDYIAFGKKN encoded by the coding sequence ATGAAATACATAAAAGCACTGCTATTGCTGGTGGTTGTGGTTTTTGCGGGATGCGAAAGGCATACCGACAATCACCAGAAAAAGATGGCCATTGTGGTATCAACCCTTAATAACCCCTGGTTTGTGTTTTTGGCGCAAACGGCGGCCGCGCAGGCTAAAGCTTTAGGCTACGAATCGAAGATCTTCGACTCGCAGAATAACACGGCTACCGAGAGCGATAACTTCGAGAATGCCATTTCATCGGGCTATGGGGCTATCCTGTTCAACCCTACCGATGCCAAAGGTTCGGTAGCTAATGTGATGAAGGCGAAAAAGGCAGGCGTGCCGGTGTTTTGTATGGACCGCGAGGTGGATTCGCCGGATGCGGCTACATCGCAGATCCTGTCAGATAGTTATTCGGGCTGTGTTGATTTGGGTAAGTTCTTTGTGAAGAGCACGCACGCCAAAGGTAAATATGTAGAGATTTTGGGGATTGTGGCCGATAATAATACCTGGGCACGGTCTAAGGGTTTCCATAGCGTAGTTGATTATTATCCCGGCCTGCAAATGGTGGCCCAGCAAAGTGCCGATTTCGACCGTAACAAGGGTATGGAAGTGATGGAATCGATACTACAGGCCCACCCGGATATCAACGCCGTTTTTTGTGGTAACGATGCCATGGCCATGGGCGCCTACCAGGCGCTGGCCGCGGCAGGAAAGGCCGCTAATGTAAAAGTGATAGGTTTTGACGGTGCGGGTGATGCGATTGAGGGCATTAAGGAGGGCAAAATTACGGCTACGGCTATGCAGTTCCCTAAAGTGATGGCGCAAACGGCGGCCAACTATGCCGATGCCTATTTTAAAGGCAAGCGCGATTTCCCGAAGAAGATACAGGTGGGCGTAGAGATGGTGACGGGCGATAATATTAACGATTATATCGCCTTCGGTAAAAAGAATTAG
- a CDS encoding transketolase family protein, with translation MGAPITNTDPNNQPNQDVFSATLLELAKADRDIVAVTSDSRGSGKLVTFGQTLPKQIVEIGIAEQNLVGVAAGLASAGKKAFAVSPACFLTARALEQIKNDVAYSDNPVRLIGISAGVSYGALGTTHHSLHDYAVLRAINNITIVAPADNFETREAVKLAVKHQKPLYLRFGKKPMPLLTEDEGIGFEFGKGRVVKQGPDVAIIANGETVYPALQAAEKLAKESGIRATVVSMHTIKPLDAQLVLELAEKTQAIITVEEHMVNGGLGEACASLLLQNGYNKPFKMMGIPDEYTVTGSQVEILNHYGISADGIAEVVNGVLVS, from the coding sequence ATGGGAGCACCTATAACAAATACCGACCCGAACAACCAGCCTAACCAGGATGTATTTTCGGCTACTTTACTGGAACTGGCTAAGGCCGACAGGGATATCGTAGCCGTCACCAGCGATTCTCGGGGGTCGGGCAAATTGGTCACCTTCGGGCAAACCTTGCCTAAGCAAATTGTAGAGATAGGCATAGCCGAGCAGAACCTGGTAGGTGTTGCCGCCGGGTTGGCATCGGCAGGTAAAAAGGCATTCGCGGTATCGCCGGCCTGTTTTTTAACGGCAAGGGCATTAGAACAGATCAAGAACGACGTGGCTTATTCTGATAACCCCGTGCGCTTGATCGGCATTAGCGCCGGGGTAAGTTATGGCGCTTTGGGTACCACGCACCACAGTCTGCACGATTATGCAGTACTGCGGGCCATTAACAATATTACGATTGTGGCCCCGGCCGATAATTTCGAGACCCGCGAGGCGGTAAAGCTGGCGGTTAAACACCAAAAGCCGCTTTACCTGCGCTTTGGAAAAAAGCCTATGCCGCTGCTTACCGAAGATGAAGGCATTGGTTTTGAATTTGGCAAAGGCCGCGTAGTGAAACAAGGCCCCGATGTTGCCATTATAGCCAACGGAGAAACAGTATACCCCGCCTTACAAGCGGCCGAAAAACTGGCAAAGGAAAGCGGCATACGTGCTACCGTAGTAAGTATGCACACCATAAAACCACTCGACGCGCAACTGGTGCTTGAGTTGGCCGAAAAAACACAGGCCATTATCACTGTTGAAGAACATATGGTAAACGGCGGTTTGGGTGAAGCCTGCGCGTCGTTGCTGTTGCAAAACGGCTACAACAAACCATTTAAAATGATGGGGATACCTGATGAGTATACGGTTACCGGATCGCAGGTGGAGATATTGAACCACTACGGTATTTCGGCAGATGGGATTGCCGAAGTGGTGAATGGGGTGTTGGTGAGTTAA
- a CDS encoding transketolase, giving the protein MTAAELKAKSVTYRKNILKYIVGAKAGHTGGSLSCIDILNVLYNGVMNVSPRNFTSPDRDRYIQSKGHCVEALFVTLADKGFFPESDLETLCKYQSHYIGHPTKKVHGVEQNTGALGHGLPIAVGTALAAKMDDKDFKVYTLLGDGELPEGSNWEAALTAAHYKLDNLCAIIDNNKLQITGTNAEVCNTDPIDGKFETFGWAVREVDGHDVQALMDVFAAMPFEPDKPSLVIAHTIKGKGVSFMENSVKWHHGVPDAAQYEAALAELGA; this is encoded by the coding sequence ATGACCGCAGCGGAACTGAAGGCAAAATCGGTAACGTACCGAAAAAATATACTGAAATACATTGTGGGCGCCAAAGCCGGGCATACGGGCGGCAGTCTGTCTTGTATCGATATCCTGAACGTACTGTACAACGGGGTGATGAACGTATCGCCCAGGAACTTCACCTCGCCAGATCGTGACCGTTATATCCAAAGCAAAGGCCACTGTGTGGAAGCCTTGTTTGTTACGCTGGCCGATAAGGGTTTCTTCCCCGAAAGCGACCTGGAAACCTTGTGCAAATATCAATCGCATTATATCGGTCATCCTACAAAAAAAGTACACGGCGTTGAACAGAATACCGGGGCGTTGGGTCATGGCTTGCCGATAGCGGTGGGTACTGCCCTTGCCGCAAAAATGGATGATAAAGACTTTAAAGTTTATACCCTTTTGGGCGATGGCGAACTGCCCGAGGGCAGCAATTGGGAAGCAGCATTGACCGCCGCCCATTATAAGCTGGATAACCTGTGCGCCATAATAGATAACAACAAACTGCAAATAACCGGCACCAACGCCGAGGTATGCAACACCGACCCGATAGACGGCAAGTTTGAGACCTTTGGCTGGGCTGTGCGCGAGGTTGATGGCCACGATGTGCAGGCGCTGATGGATGTTTTTGCCGCTATGCCCTTTGAACCGGACAAGCCGAGTTTGGTGATAGCGCACACCATAAAAGGCAAGGGCGTAAGCTTTATGGAGAACAGCGTGAAATGGCACCATGGCGTGCCTGATGCAGCGCAGTATGAGGCGGCGCTGGCGGAGTTGGGCGCGTAA
- a CDS encoding L-fucose/L-arabinose isomerase family protein: protein MSTKATLGVIIGNRDFFPDRLVSEARADILALFNKLNLNAILLGEDESKLGGVEGFRDAKRCAELFGRHRDEISGILVILPNFGDEIGVAETIKLSGLDVPVLIQAYPDDLSKLDVARRRDAWCGKISVCNNLYQFGIKYTLTSQHVIHPNQPEFSKELMDFVAVCRVVKGMKRVRIGAVGARPGAFNTVRYSEKILQRNGISVTTVDLSEILGRANHLTKDHPEVKEHLEKILNYAPIGGTPDEAMIQIAKLDVVLNQYVEEHQLDATAIQCWTSLQKNYGCNVCTSMSIMSENMLPSACEVDVTGTLSMYAMQLASGSPSALVDWNNNYADDENKCVLFHCGNWAKSFLPDIEISNAPILGTTVGVENTYGALDGRTPASPLTYGRISTDDPKGIIKVYVGEGMLTDDALNTFGNRAVAEIPDLQGLMQYVCRNGFEHHVVMNASKTAGILKEALGNYMGWEVYQHN from the coding sequence ATGAGTACTAAAGCCACCTTAGGCGTAATTATTGGCAACCGCGATTTCTTCCCCGACCGTTTGGTGTCCGAAGCACGGGCAGATATCCTGGCACTGTTTAACAAACTTAACCTCAATGCTATTCTATTGGGCGAAGACGAATCGAAGTTGGGCGGCGTAGAGGGCTTTAGAGACGCGAAGCGTTGCGCCGAGCTATTTGGCAGGCACCGCGACGAGATCAGCGGGATACTGGTGATCCTGCCAAACTTCGGCGATGAAATTGGTGTAGCTGAGACCATCAAACTGTCGGGACTGGATGTGCCGGTGCTGATACAAGCTTATCCCGATGACCTTTCGAAACTTGACGTAGCCCGCCGTCGCGATGCCTGGTGCGGGAAGATCTCGGTTTGCAATAACTTATACCAATTCGGCATTAAATATACGCTCACCAGCCAACATGTAATTCACCCTAACCAGCCTGAATTTAGTAAGGAATTAATGGATTTTGTGGCCGTTTGCCGTGTAGTAAAGGGGATGAAGCGGGTGCGCATAGGCGCTGTGGGCGCTCGCCCGGGTGCATTCAACACCGTGCGCTACAGCGAGAAGATCCTGCAGCGCAATGGCATCTCGGTAACCACCGTAGACTTGTCGGAGATCTTAGGCCGGGCCAACCACCTTACCAAAGATCATCCCGAGGTAAAGGAGCATTTGGAAAAAATATTGAACTACGCCCCTATTGGCGGTACGCCGGATGAGGCCATGATACAAATTGCCAAGCTGGATGTGGTGCTTAACCAGTACGTAGAAGAACATCAGTTAGATGCCACCGCCATACAATGCTGGACATCGCTGCAGAAGAACTATGGCTGCAACGTGTGCACCAGCATGAGCATCATGAGCGAGAACATGCTGCCCAGCGCCTGCGAGGTGGATGTTACCGGTACGCTAAGCATGTACGCCATGCAACTGGCATCGGGTTCGCCAAGCGCACTGGTAGACTGGAATAATAATTATGCCGACGATGAGAACAAATGTGTACTGTTCCATTGTGGCAACTGGGCCAAATCATTCCTGCCGGATATCGAGATCAGCAACGCGCCTATCTTGGGCACTACGGTTGGCGTGGAGAATACCTACGGCGCGCTGGATGGCCGCACGCCGGCATCACCGCTTACCTATGGCCGCATCAGTACCGACGACCCTAAGGGCATTATTAAAGTTTACGTTGGCGAGGGCATGCTTACCGATGACGCACTGAACACTTTCGGTAACCGCGCTGTGGCAGAAATACCTGATCTGCAGGGACTGATGCAATACGTTTGCCGCAACGGTTTTGAGCACCACGTGGTAATGAACGCCAGCAAAACTGCCGGTATTTTGAAAGAAGCTTTAGGCAATTACATGGGCTGGGAGGTTTACCAGCATAATTAA
- a CDS encoding bile acid:sodium symporter family protein, whose translation MKLFRKICLGVSIMAFICLLAGIIGNSPVVWQPAAVTTAILFAIGAGSVVFLHNYQYTAWIIVAVVVAMIYPHAFIKWGPVDLRNKWLILVIVQMVMFGMGIQMSIRDFSGLASTGKGVLIGLACHFSVMPLMGLLLTKIFHFEPEIAAGIILIGSCSSGLASNVMVYLSRANLVLSVTVTAMATLAAPFLTPLLMRLLAGTLIEVKFVNMMMEIIKIVIVPIGAAFVHDFLKHASPKGKKNTVVIAVCCIVWLVCQALFLWDIQAAHLPDAALQSATVFNFLTGAFVVGAAYHLLYLKASKVDEYIPYLSMFGIVYFTTVTTAAGRDNLLNVGLLLFLASVIHNGAGYFFGYWLSRIFGLDKNSARTIAFEVGLQNGGMASGLAGTMGKLATVGLAAAVFSPWMNISGSILANYWRKRRVQDEKTP comes from the coding sequence ATGAAACTATTCCGAAAAATATGCCTGGGTGTTAGCATAATGGCATTTATTTGCCTGCTGGCCGGTATTATAGGTAACAGCCCGGTGGTTTGGCAGCCGGCGGCGGTAACAACGGCCATTTTGTTTGCCATTGGCGCGGGCAGCGTGGTTTTCCTGCATAACTACCAGTACACCGCCTGGATCATCGTAGCCGTGGTTGTGGCCATGATCTATCCGCATGCCTTTATCAAATGGGGACCGGTTGATCTGCGCAACAAATGGCTCATCCTGGTGATTGTGCAAATGGTAATGTTTGGGATGGGGATCCAGATGAGTATCCGCGATTTTTCGGGATTGGCCAGTACGGGGAAAGGTGTGCTGATCGGCTTGGCCTGTCACTTTTCGGTAATGCCGCTGATGGGTTTGCTGCTGACCAAAATATTCCACTTCGAGCCGGAAATTGCGGCGGGCATTATCCTCATCGGTTCGTGTAGCAGCGGGCTGGCATCTAACGTAATGGTGTATCTTTCGCGCGCTAATTTGGTGCTATCGGTAACGGTTACGGCCATGGCCACCCTGGCAGCGCCTTTCCTTACCCCATTGCTGATGCGTTTGTTGGCGGGTACACTTATCGAGGTGAAATTTGTGAATATGATGATGGAGATCATCAAAATTGTCATTGTACCTATCGGTGCCGCTTTTGTGCACGATTTTTTGAAGCATGCATCGCCGAAAGGCAAAAAAAACACTGTTGTAATTGCTGTATGTTGCATTGTTTGGTTGGTTTGCCAGGCTTTGTTTTTGTGGGATATCCAGGCCGCTCACCTGCCTGATGCCGCCCTGCAGTCGGCAACGGTATTTAACTTCCTTACCGGGGCGTTTGTGGTTGGCGCGGCTTATCATCTGCTGTACCTGAAAGCGTCAAAGGTTGATGAATATATCCCCTACCTGTCCATGTTCGGCATTGTTTATTTTACTACGGTTACTACGGCCGCGGGCAGGGATAATCTGCTTAATGTGGGCTTGCTGTTATTCCTGGCATCTGTTATTCATAACGGGGCTGGGTACTTTTTCGGTTACTGGCTGAGCCGTATTTTCGGGCTGGACAAAAACTCGGCACGGACGATTGCCTTTGAAGTTGGTTTGCAGAATGGCGGCATGGCATCGGGACTGGCCGGCACTATGGGCAAATTGGCTACGGTTGGTTTGGCGGCGGCGGTATTTAGCCCGTGGATGAATATTTCGGGAAGTATTTTGGCTAACTACTGGCGCAAGCGACGGGTGCAGGATGAAAAAACACCATAA
- a CDS encoding aspartate/glutamate racemase family protein has product MKPKTLGLIHTSATLIPVFQQLCKEYLPGVNTFNIVDDSLVRNIRERGEVTPVIYKRVADYVDSAIDSGANYVLVTCSSIGAAIEAAATKASVPVLRVDQPMADLAVQTGMRIGVIATLSTTLEPTSDLVKRSAEAAGKYIELTAKLCDGAFEALMSGDAATHDQIVGDALRELGKQVDVILLAQASMARVVDILSDEDKRVPIVASPPNAIKYIAGVINN; this is encoded by the coding sequence ATGAAACCAAAAACATTGGGATTGATCCATACCTCGGCAACGCTGATACCGGTATTTCAGCAATTGTGCAAGGAGTACTTGCCGGGCGTGAACACTTTTAACATTGTTGATGATAGCCTGGTGCGCAATATCCGCGAGCGCGGTGAAGTTACACCGGTCATTTATAAACGTGTGGCCGATTATGTAGATTCGGCTATCGATTCGGGGGCCAATTACGTGCTCGTTACCTGCTCATCCATCGGCGCGGCTATTGAAGCAGCGGCGACAAAAGCGAGTGTGCCAGTGCTGCGTGTAGATCAGCCGATGGCCGATCTGGCAGTGCAGACGGGTATGCGTATCGGCGTGATCGCTACGCTTTCCACCACGCTTGAACCTACCAGCGATTTGGTGAAACGCAGCGCGGAAGCAGCAGGTAAATATATTGAGTTAACCGCCAAACTTTGCGATGGCGCTTTTGAAGCCCTGATGAGCGGCGATGCCGCCACACACGATCAGATCGTCGGTGATGCCCTGCGCGAATTAGGCAAGCAGGTAGATGTGATCCTGTTGGCACAGGCCAGCATGGCCCGGGTGGTGGATATATTGAGCGACGAGGACAAGCGCGTGCCGATAGTAGCCAGTCCGCCGAATGCGATTAAGTATATAGCGGGGGTTATTAATAATTAA
- a CDS encoding four-carbon acid sugar kinase family protein, whose translation MAKHNLLLAYYGDDFTGSTDALEFLSRAGVKTVLFIEAPTVAQLARYKGLQAIGVAGMTRAMPPATMQHELVHAFNALKKLGAPHVHYKVCSTFDSSPNIGSIGCAADVGAGIFRAPFIPLLVAAPVLGRYCLFGNLYARMGIGSQGSIYRLDRHPSMSKHPSTPMDEADLRLHLGKQTQQQIGLIDINTISGDETAAENKLEQLIDNGDDIILFDALEDKHLLPIGQLIDQYADRSRPLFSIGSSGIEMALGQLWQQQGITQNKTDWQPLGKAESMLVVSGSCSPVTAGQIRYALEHGFAAIALDTVSMAEKMASHEDVLDMVEACADEATLHITAGKPVIVHTSLGTDDSRVEATYQALSKTGMTRQDILEKTAHLYGQVLGWIALAVAKNIKLQRLIIAGGDTSSFVARALGIESVEMIAPVSPGAPLCRASAPGSAVDGIEVNFKGGQVGAEDYFLRVLNG comes from the coding sequence ATGGCAAAGCACAACCTTTTACTGGCCTACTACGGCGACGATTTCACCGGCAGCACCGATGCGCTGGAGTTTTTAAGTCGCGCGGGGGTAAAAACCGTGCTTTTTATTGAAGCGCCTACAGTAGCGCAACTGGCCAGGTACAAAGGCCTGCAAGCTATAGGCGTAGCCGGGATGACCCGGGCCATGCCACCCGCCACGATGCAGCATGAATTGGTACATGCCTTTAACGCCCTGAAGAAACTGGGCGCGCCGCATGTGCATTACAAAGTATGCTCCACGTTCGATTCGTCGCCTAATATTGGCAGCATAGGTTGCGCGGCCGATGTGGGGGCGGGTATTTTTCGAGCGCCGTTCATCCCATTACTGGTGGCAGCACCCGTTTTGGGCAGATATTGCCTTTTCGGCAACCTGTATGCCCGCATGGGCATTGGCAGCCAGGGCAGCATTTACCGGCTCGACAGGCACCCATCCATGAGCAAGCACCCATCTACCCCTATGGATGAAGCCGACCTGCGCCTGCACCTGGGTAAACAAACCCAGCAGCAGATTGGGCTGATAGATATAAACACCATCAGCGGCGATGAGACGGCCGCCGAGAATAAACTGGAACAACTAATAGATAATGGCGACGACATTATCCTGTTCGACGCGCTGGAAGATAAGCACCTGCTGCCTATCGGTCAGCTGATAGATCAGTATGCCGACCGTTCGCGTCCGTTGTTCTCTATCGGTTCATCGGGTATCGAGATGGCATTGGGCCAACTGTGGCAGCAACAAGGTATCACCCAAAACAAAACCGATTGGCAGCCCTTGGGAAAGGCAGAAAGTATGCTGGTGGTATCGGGCAGTTGTTCGCCGGTTACGGCCGGACAGATCAGGTACGCGCTTGAGCATGGCTTTGCGGCCATTGCATTAGATACCGTTAGCATGGCCGAAAAGATGGCCTCACACGAAGATGTTTTAGACATGGTTGAAGCCTGTGCCGATGAAGCGACCTTGCACATAACAGCGGGTAAACCGGTTATTGTACATACCAGCCTGGGTACTGATGATAGCCGCGTTGAAGCTACCTACCAGGCCCTATCAAAAACGGGGATGACCCGGCAAGACATTCTTGAAAAAACCGCGCACCTGTATGGGCAGGTGCTGGGCTGGATAGCGCTTGCTGTTGCTAAAAATATTAAACTGCAAAGGCTGATAATTGCCGGCGGCGATACATCAAGCTTTGTGGCGCGTGCCCTGGGTATCGAATCGGTAGAGATGATTGCGCCGGTATCGCCGGGGGCACCACTATGCCGGGCCAGCGCGCCAGGTAGTGCCGTTGATGGCATTGAAGTGAATTTTAAAGGCGGGCAGGTTGGTGCCGAGGATTATTTTTTGAGGGTTTTGAACGGCTGA
- a CDS encoding ribulose-bisphosphate carboxylase large subunit family protein, with product MERIIAKYYIETPYELEKAAAVLAGEQSSGTFVAVPGETEELKQRFAARVEKITPMESVSEPAIPGATAKPGAMYHRANIEVSWSIENFGYNLPVMVSTLQGNLYEITQFTGLKLMDIELPSSYADNFIGPRFGIAGSKKSAGVEGRPMIGTIIKPSIGLSPAETAALVKTLAEAGIDFVKDDELQSAAANSKFEDRVDAIMRVINDHAHKTGKKVMYAFNLSDEVDNMLRRYEYLVKAGATCAMVSINSVGLSGTKKICDQGELVIHGHRNGWGMLNRHPLLGIEFPAYQKIWRLAGVDQLHVNGIANKFWESDDSVVRSIEACLKPLFNQQNPIPVVSSGQWGGQAFETWRRTQTTDLLYMAGGGIMAHPDGPTGGVIALQQAWEGAVKGLSLAQTAQQYPEFGHSVEKFGNK from the coding sequence ATGGAACGCATTATTGCAAAATATTATATAGAAACCCCCTACGAGTTGGAAAAGGCGGCGGCTGTGCTGGCGGGCGAACAATCGTCGGGTACCTTTGTGGCCGTTCCGGGTGAGACAGAGGAGTTGAAGCAGCGCTTTGCCGCAAGGGTAGAAAAGATCACGCCGATGGAATCGGTTAGTGAACCAGCTATCCCCGGTGCTACAGCTAAACCGGGGGCAATGTATCACAGGGCCAATATCGAGGTATCATGGTCGATAGAGAATTTTGGCTATAACCTGCCGGTGATGGTATCTACCCTGCAGGGTAACCTGTACGAGATCACACAGTTTACCGGCCTGAAGCTGATGGATATCGAACTGCCGTCATCGTATGCCGATAATTTCATCGGGCCACGCTTCGGCATTGCCGGATCTAAAAAAAGCGCCGGGGTTGAGGGCAGGCCGATGATCGGTACCATTATTAAACCAAGTATAGGGTTATCGCCTGCAGAAACAGCTGCTTTGGTAAAAACACTGGCCGAAGCCGGGATAGATTTTGTAAAGGATGACGAGTTGCAATCAGCGGCAGCTAACTCTAAATTCGAGGACAGGGTTGATGCCATTATGCGGGTGATTAATGATCACGCCCATAAAACAGGTAAGAAGGTAATGTATGCCTTTAACCTGAGCGATGAGGTGGACAATATGCTGCGCCGCTACGAATACCTGGTGAAAGCCGGCGCCACCTGCGCTATGGTGAGTATCAACAGTGTTGGACTAAGCGGTACTAAAAAAATATGCGACCAGGGCGAACTGGTCATCCACGGGCACCGCAACGGTTGGGGCATGCTGAATCGCCACCCGCTGCTGGGTATCGAGTTCCCTGCTTATCAAAAGATATGGCGGTTGGCCGGCGTAGATCAGTTGCACGTGAACGGCATTGCCAATAAATTCTGGGAGTCGGACGATTCGGTGGTACGGTCGATAGAAGCTTGTCTGAAACCTTTGTTCAATCAGCAAAACCCTATCCCGGTGGTATCGTCAGGCCAGTGGGGCGGGCAGGCTTTCGAGACCTGGCGGCGTACCCAAACTACCGATCTGCTGTATATGGCCGGTGGCGGCATTATGGCCCATCCGGATGGGCCGACTGGTGGCGTTATTGCCCTGCAACAGGCATGGGAAGGCGCGGTGAAAGGCTTAAGCTTAGCACAAACCGCGCAGCAATACCCTGAATTTGGTCACTCGGTTGAAAAATTTGGCAATAAATAA
- the fucP gene encoding L-fucose:H+ symporter permease: MANISNAADSAVIDEQALKGKTLLVPFILICCLFFLWGMVHNLDGILIPHLKKACQLNNAQSTLVDTAIFLAYFLMAIPAGMLLKKWGYKKSIITGLTLAAIGALFFIPAANAVSYLAFLGSLFIIGCGIAILETAANPYSAVLGDPAKATTRLNLAAAFNGVAAMVGPLVGTIFILSGKDLSATDLAKMPSAERSAYLLHEAASVKVPYGVLAGVLVLVAFLFWITKLPEIKNVSKEETTGGSFFGTLRHKHLKWGVIAQFFYVGAQVCVTSFFIKMAIQGGGFDEKTAGYYLAVYGGFFVGGRFLGTALLQFIKAPKLLAIYSVLAAILCLVAILGKGVYVVYCLWGIGFFMSIMFPTIFGLGIDGLGEDTKPASSWMIMSIVGGAILPYVMGMVVDMSHDKIQPGYIIPLICFLVVLYYGASGYKIKKHLS; the protein is encoded by the coding sequence ATGGCAAACATTAGCAACGCGGCCGACAGCGCCGTTATTGACGAACAGGCACTAAAGGGCAAAACCTTGTTGGTGCCTTTCATTCTGATCTGCTGCCTGTTCTTTTTATGGGGCATGGTGCATAATTTGGATGGCATACTGATCCCCCATTTAAAAAAAGCCTGTCAACTTAATAACGCGCAGTCGACACTGGTAGATACGGCCATTTTCCTGGCCTACTTCCTGATGGCCATCCCGGCAGGTATGCTGCTTAAAAAATGGGGGTACAAAAAAAGTATCATCACCGGGCTTACGCTGGCCGCCATTGGTGCGCTTTTCTTTATCCCCGCGGCCAATGCGGTAAGCTATCTCGCATTTTTGGGATCGCTGTTCATTATTGGTTGCGGCATTGCCATATTGGAGACGGCAGCCAATCCTTACTCTGCCGTATTGGGCGACCCGGCTAAAGCTACAACCCGATTGAATTTAGCAGCTGCCTTTAATGGCGTGGCGGCAATGGTGGGGCCGCTGGTAGGTACCATATTCATCCTATCGGGCAAAGACCTATCGGCCACAGATTTGGCTAAGATGCCATCAGCAGAGCGCTCGGCCTACCTGTTGCACGAGGCCGCATCGGTAAAAGTACCTTATGGTGTATTAGCGGGCGTGCTGGTGTTGGTGGCGTTTTTATTCTGGATAACCAAACTGCCCGAGATCAAAAATGTATCGAAAGAAGAGACCACCGGCGGTAGCTTTTTTGGCACGCTGCGACATAAGCATTTAAAATGGGGGGTTATCGCGCAGTTTTTTTATGTAGGCGCGCAGGTTTGTGTCACCAGTTTCTTTATTAAAATGGCCATACAGGGCGGTGGTTTTGATGAAAAGACCGCGGGTTACTACCTGGCCGTTTACGGTGGCTTTTTTGTGGGCGGTCGCTTTTTAGGCACAGCCCTTTTACAGTTTATTAAAGCGCCTAAATTATTAGCTATCTATTCAGTATTGGCTGCCATACTTTGCCTTGTTGCCATACTGGGGAAGGGCGTTTATGTGGTATATTGCCTGTGGGGTATCGGCTTTTTTATGTCGATTATGTTCCCTACCATATTTGGGTTGGGTATAGATGGTTTGGGCGAAGATACCAAACCGGCATCGTCGTGGATGATCATGTCGATTGTTGGCGGCGCGATCCTGCCTTACGTAATGGGTATGGTGGTAGATATGAGCCACGACAAGATCCAGCCCGGCTACATTATCCCACTCATCTGCTTTTTAGTAGTATTGTACTACGGCGCAAGCGGCTACAAGATCAAAAAACATTTATCGTGA